One Halomonas sp. M4R1S46 genomic window carries:
- a CDS encoding four helix bundle protein translates to MRSYHGLHAWQQGMQLVEEVYRLTARFPSSEQFGLTSQMRRAAVSIPSNIAEGAGRGSPAEFLRFLVIARGSLNELETQCQLAQRLGLTPDIQEIMERIEQVFAQLGGLIKHTRGKVKRNQTPRP, encoded by the coding sequence GTGAGGAGCTATCACGGCCTTCACGCTTGGCAACAGGGCATGCAGCTTGTCGAGGAAGTGTACAGGCTGACTGCCCGGTTCCCCTCCTCGGAGCAGTTCGGTCTCACCAGCCAGATGCGGCGAGCTGCGGTTTCGATACCCAGTAACATCGCCGAAGGCGCCGGCCGAGGCAGCCCCGCCGAGTTCCTGCGATTCCTGGTCATCGCCCGTGGCTCACTCAACGAGCTGGAAACCCAATGCCAGCTCGCCCAGCGCCTCGGGCTAACGCCCGACATCCAGGAAATCATGGAACGCATCGAGCAAGTCTTCGCCCAGCTCGGCGGCCTGATCAAACACACAAGGGGAAAGGTCAAGCGCAACCAAACTCCGCGCCCCTGA
- a CDS encoding polysaccharide biosynthesis tyrosine autokinase, with the protein MSDASRSPSPADDEIDLGRLFGLLLDYKWWIAGTTLVFALIGVTYALLATPVYRAEALVQVEEDSPGMNPLDDVTSMLGGEPPSQVEIEIIRSRMVLGDAVNLLNLDIVVAPQRLPLIGDFLVRHGIERPGFADGWASTWAGEEIAISEMPVTDAWRGEPLELEVLEGDRYRLFHDGESLGEGQAGQLESFENGEVSLRVTELAAAPGARFEITHVKHMTAFLDLRSQLGINEQGQETGILNWSMTGPQPEALQKTLNTVADIYVSQNVRRQSEEARKSLEFLDEQVPKVRGDLRAAENRLNAYRTDQDSVDLSLETQAVLERLVSLESQLNELEFTETEISRNFTPSHPTYAALLDKKQQLERERAKLNEQIDGLPATQQEILRLQRDVEVSQEIYVQLLNKVQEMEIAEASTVGNVRILDQAATLPEPVKPNKPLIVVVATLLGGMLAVGGVLLRAAFHRGVEAPEQIQETGLSVYATVPLSEEQGKLVKRIKRRKDGHGNAVATAVLAERAPADTSVEALRGLRTSLHFAMLEAGNKRLMITGPSPGIGKSFITVNLGAVCAQAGQRVLVVDADMRRGHIHHAFGHPSEGGLSDLLSGKSSPEAQIRSTSMDGLDYVARGTAPPNPSELLMGERFTAFIEAAEARYDLVIIDTPPVLAVTDASVVGAQCGTTLMVARFQLNPAKEITIARERLENAGVTVKGAILNAMERKAATSYGYGYYNYSYK; encoded by the coding sequence ATGTCTGACGCATCCCGTAGCCCTTCTCCTGCCGATGACGAGATCGATCTCGGTCGGCTCTTCGGCCTGCTTCTCGATTACAAGTGGTGGATCGCCGGCACGACGCTGGTCTTTGCCTTGATCGGGGTGACCTATGCCCTGCTGGCCACGCCGGTGTACCGGGCCGAGGCCCTGGTGCAGGTGGAAGAGGACTCTCCCGGCATGAACCCGCTGGACGACGTGACCAGCATGCTGGGCGGCGAGCCGCCCTCCCAGGTCGAGATCGAGATCATCCGTTCGCGCATGGTGCTGGGGGATGCGGTCAACCTGCTCAACCTGGATATCGTGGTCGCGCCGCAGCGGCTGCCGCTGATCGGTGATTTCCTCGTCCGTCACGGCATCGAGCGGCCGGGCTTCGCCGACGGCTGGGCGAGTACCTGGGCCGGTGAAGAGATCGCCATCAGCGAGATGCCGGTGACCGATGCCTGGCGCGGTGAGCCCCTGGAGCTCGAGGTGCTGGAGGGCGATCGCTATCGCCTCTTCCACGACGGCGAGAGCCTCGGGGAGGGGCAAGCCGGGCAGCTGGAGAGTTTCGAGAATGGCGAGGTGTCGCTGCGGGTCACCGAACTGGCAGCCGCACCCGGCGCCCGGTTCGAGATCACCCACGTCAAGCATATGACCGCCTTTCTCGACCTGCGCAGCCAGCTGGGCATCAACGAGCAGGGGCAGGAGACCGGCATCCTGAATTGGTCGATGACGGGGCCCCAGCCCGAGGCCCTGCAAAAGACTCTCAACACCGTGGCGGATATCTACGTCTCGCAGAATGTGCGTCGCCAATCCGAGGAAGCGCGCAAGAGTCTCGAGTTCCTGGATGAACAGGTGCCCAAGGTGCGCGGCGACCTGCGGGCGGCCGAGAACCGCCTGAACGCCTACCGTACCGACCAGGACAGCGTCGATCTTTCCCTCGAGACCCAGGCGGTGCTCGAGCGATTGGTGAGCCTCGAGAGCCAGCTCAATGAGCTGGAGTTCACCGAGACCGAGATCTCGCGCAACTTCACCCCGAGCCACCCGACCTATGCGGCGCTGCTCGACAAGAAGCAGCAGCTCGAGCGGGAGCGAGCCAAACTCAACGAGCAGATCGACGGTCTCCCGGCAACCCAGCAGGAGATCCTGCGCCTGCAGCGCGACGTGGAAGTGAGCCAGGAGATCTACGTTCAACTGCTCAACAAGGTGCAGGAGATGGAGATCGCCGAGGCCAGCACGGTGGGCAATGTGCGCATCCTCGACCAGGCGGCCACCCTGCCGGAACCCGTCAAGCCCAACAAGCCGCTGATCGTGGTGGTGGCCACCCTGCTGGGCGGTATGCTGGCCGTGGGCGGGGTGCTGCTGCGGGCCGCCTTCCACCGTGGCGTGGAGGCGCCGGAGCAGATCCAGGAGACCGGCCTTTCCGTCTATGCCACCGTGCCCCTCTCCGAGGAGCAGGGCAAACTGGTCAAGCGCATCAAGCGCCGCAAGGATGGCCATGGCAATGCGGTGGCCACCGCCGTGCTCGCCGAGCGGGCGCCGGCCGATACCAGCGTGGAGGCCCTGCGCGGGCTGCGCACCAGCCTCCACTTCGCCATGCTGGAGGCGGGCAACAAGCGCCTGATGATCACCGGCCCCAGCCCGGGTATCGGCAAGAGTTTCATCACGGTCAACCTCGGCGCCGTTTGCGCCCAGGCCGGGCAGCGGGTGCTGGTGGTGGATGCCGACATGCGTCGGGGCCACATCCACCATGCCTTCGGGCATCCCAGCGAAGGCGGTCTCTCCGACCTGCTTTCCGGCAAGAGTTCCCCGGAGGCGCAGATCCGCTCCACCTCGATGGATGGCCTGGATTACGTGGCCCGCGGCACGGCACCGCCCAATCCCTCGGAACTGTTGATGGGCGAGCGCTTCACCGCCTTCATCGAGGCAGCCGAGGCCCGGTATGACCTGGTGATCATCGATACGCCGCCGGTACTGGCCGTGACCGACGCCTCTGTGGTCGGCGCGCAGTGTGGGACCACCCTGATGGTGGCGCGCTTCCAGCTCAACCCGGCCAAGGAGATCACCATCGCCAGGGAACGGCTGGAAAACGCCGGCGTGACGGTCAAGGGCGCCATCCTCAACGCCATGGAGCGCAAGGCCGCCACCAGCTATGGGTACGGCTACTACAACTATTCGTATAAGTGA
- a CDS encoding low molecular weight protein-tyrosine-phosphatase codes for MFQRILVVCIGNICRSPVAAAMLGRALPDREVTSAGLGALVDQGVDPTAREQAEADGLVVSEHKARQLTPEMLQAADLVLVMSEGQRRAVADLSPAALGKTMLLGRWLDDGQGREIPDPYRKSREAFVHVHRLLGEATTSWASKL; via the coding sequence ATGTTTCAGCGTATCCTGGTCGTGTGTATCGGCAATATCTGTCGTAGCCCGGTGGCGGCGGCCATGCTGGGCCGTGCCTTGCCGGACCGAGAGGTGACCTCGGCCGGCCTCGGTGCCCTGGTGGATCAGGGCGTCGATCCCACGGCTCGCGAGCAGGCCGAGGCCGACGGGCTGGTCGTCAGCGAGCACAAGGCCCGGCAACTGACCCCGGAAATGCTGCAAGCCGCCGACCTGGTGCTGGTGATGAGCGAGGGTCAGCGGCGTGCCGTGGCCGATCTCTCGCCGGCGGCACTGGGCAAGACCATGCTGCTGGGGCGCTGGCTCGATGACGGCCAGGGACGCGAGATCCCCGATCCCTACCGCAAGAGCCGCGAGGCCTTCGTGCATGTGCACCGCCTGCTGGGGGAGGCCACCACCAGCTGGGCCAGCAAGTTGTGA
- a CDS encoding polysaccharide export protein, whose amino-acid sequence MRHSTPRTLLLVLCSAAWLSGCAFAPGSHVDYRSESAPIDDLVDVEPITLGLINAQQPADTGVERRQAGEEQRAAVEGYDYRIGKGDVLSIIVYEHPELTIPAGGERSAEESGNTVHQDGSIYYPYVGRLEVAGMTMTEVRDTLTRRLRAVIPEPQVEVKVASFNSQKVLVTGEVQEPGRLPITNVPMTVLDAISQAGGPRELANWHEVQLTREGQTRTLSLYDMLNDGQLAQDLLLQDGDVLHVPDVGNQKVFVMGEVGEPQSLPMGRSRLTLTDALAQAGSFDEAQADASGIFVIRRKPQESDKLATVYQLDARNATAMVLGTEFRLQPTDIVYVTTTPLGRWNRVINQLLPTVTSIYQVTRTARDANDLRDDI is encoded by the coding sequence ATGCGTCATTCCACGCCCCGTACCCTCTTGCTCGTCCTGTGCTCTGCGGCCTGGCTATCCGGCTGCGCCTTCGCTCCCGGCAGTCATGTGGATTACCGCAGCGAGAGCGCCCCCATCGACGATCTGGTCGATGTCGAACCCATCACGCTCGGGCTGATCAACGCCCAGCAACCGGCCGACACCGGCGTCGAGCGGCGTCAGGCGGGTGAAGAGCAGCGTGCCGCGGTCGAGGGCTACGATTACCGCATCGGCAAGGGCGATGTGCTGAGCATCATCGTCTATGAACATCCCGAGCTGACCATTCCCGCGGGGGGGGAGCGCAGCGCCGAGGAATCCGGCAATACCGTCCACCAGGATGGCAGCATCTATTATCCTTATGTGGGGCGTCTCGAGGTGGCTGGCATGACCATGACGGAGGTGCGCGATACGCTGACACGCCGTCTGAGGGCGGTCATCCCCGAGCCCCAGGTAGAGGTCAAGGTGGCGAGCTTCAATTCGCAGAAGGTGCTGGTGACCGGCGAAGTGCAGGAGCCCGGGCGCCTGCCCATCACCAACGTGCCGATGACCGTGCTGGATGCCATCAGCCAGGCGGGCGGCCCCCGTGAGCTGGCCAACTGGCACGAGGTGCAGCTGACCCGGGAAGGCCAGACGCGCACGCTCTCCCTCTATGACATGCTCAATGACGGCCAGCTGGCCCAGGACCTGCTGCTGCAGGATGGCGATGTGCTGCATGTGCCGGATGTGGGCAACCAGAAGGTCTTCGTGATGGGCGAGGTGGGCGAGCCGCAGTCGCTGCCGATGGGGCGCTCGCGCCTGACCCTGACCGACGCCCTGGCCCAGGCGGGTAGCTTCGACGAGGCCCAGGCCGATGCCAGCGGCATCTTCGTCATCCGCCGCAAGCCGCAGGAGAGCGACAAGCTGGCCACGGTCTACCAGCTGGATGCCCGCAACGCCACGGCCATGGTGCTGGGCACCGAGTTCCGGCTCCAGCCCACCGATATCGTCTACGTCACCACCACGCCGCTGGGTCGCTGGAACCGCGTGATCAACCAGCTCCTGCCCACCGTGACGTCCATCTACCAGGTCACTCGCACGGCGAGGGATGCCAACGACCTCCGGGATGATATCTGA
- a CDS encoding YjbF family lipoprotein, producing the protein MPAALLAGCASGGTTPLSASLAELFPDDQATARQATEIPYASLSVQLGAVSGLMVMGSQAGEMTYWPSGEGVVLELRDGGLHATSGLDANLLGTHYAGPPPWRREAPARVEMKRHWRDADGHVVQGTGEGQLRCDATEMLALPLAERELERCSLVLEWADGSTTASTLWRDPSSHRLWAVDETPWPGAPTMQWQVARHWW; encoded by the coding sequence GTGCCAGCCGCGCTGCTCGCGGGCTGTGCCAGCGGTGGTACCACACCACTGTCGGCGTCGCTGGCGGAGCTCTTCCCCGACGACCAGGCCACCGCGCGTCAGGCGACCGAGATCCCCTATGCCTCCCTGTCCGTCCAGCTGGGCGCTGTCAGCGGCCTCATGGTCATGGGCAGCCAGGCCGGCGAGATGACCTACTGGCCCTCCGGCGAGGGCGTGGTGCTGGAGCTGCGGGACGGCGGGCTCCATGCCACCAGCGGGCTCGACGCCAACCTGCTCGGCACGCACTACGCGGGACCACCGCCCTGGCGACGCGAAGCGCCTGCACGCGTCGAGATGAAACGACACTGGCGCGACGCCGATGGGCATGTCGTCCAGGGCACCGGAGAGGGGCAGCTGAGGTGCGATGCCACCGAGATGCTGGCCCTGCCCCTCGCCGAGCGAGAGCTGGAACGCTGCTCACTCGTCCTCGAGTGGGCCGACGGCTCGACGACGGCCTCGACCCTGTGGCGCGACCCGAGCTCCCACCGGCTATGGGCCGTCGATGAGACCCCGTGGCCAGGCGCTCCAACGATGCAGTGGCAGGTGGCTCGCCACTGGTGGTAA
- a CDS encoding capsule biosynthesis GfcC family protein, translating into MRNLTLVALGWLAVLPGLAQAQSAATSPTLLEAWLAWQEERQASQAAPFDWAYSFALRANDALPLEQRRRRLVAELEVLSNTLELARDTDRADALTDWQRGLSSLPAEPARSPERLGLPHLASDLRRNPAMADIAALGTCTPPAWIETWTLEGVDRLRWTPGMSVEQALDALPGSATKGIDRVTLVTPLGETRDLGIAAWNHEGAPLAPGSRLVSLLPERGLGGTAEGDIVNRELAAWLATRLPGDDCTIRDVE; encoded by the coding sequence ATGCGCAACTTGACTCTCGTGGCCCTTGGCTGGCTGGCGGTGCTTCCCGGCCTGGCACAGGCGCAATCCGCCGCCACCTCCCCCACGCTTCTCGAGGCCTGGCTGGCCTGGCAGGAAGAGCGCCAGGCCAGCCAGGCGGCTCCCTTCGACTGGGCCTATAGCTTTGCCCTGAGGGCGAACGATGCCCTGCCGCTGGAGCAACGGCGCAGGCGCCTTGTCGCCGAGCTCGAGGTGCTCTCGAACACCCTGGAGCTGGCAAGGGATACCGACAGGGCCGATGCCCTGACCGACTGGCAACGGGGCCTGTCGTCCCTGCCGGCAGAGCCTGCCCGTTCCCCGGAGCGACTGGGCCTGCCACACCTGGCGAGCGACTTGCGGCGCAACCCGGCCATGGCCGACATCGCCGCGCTGGGCACCTGCACACCACCCGCCTGGATCGAGACCTGGACGCTCGAGGGCGTCGACCGGCTCCGGTGGACACCAGGGATGAGCGTGGAACAGGCGCTGGATGCCCTGCCGGGCAGCGCCACCAAGGGGATCGACCGGGTCACGCTGGTCACCCCGCTGGGCGAGACCCGCGACCTCGGCATCGCCGCCTGGAATCACGAGGGTGCCCCCCTCGCCCCCGGCTCTCGGCTGGTCTCGCTGCTGCCCGAGCGTGGCCTCGGCGGCACGGCGGAAGGCGACATCGTCAATCGCGAACTGGCCGCCTGGCTCGCCACCCGCCTTCCCGGCGACGACTGCACCATCAGGGATGTGGAATGA
- a CDS encoding YjbH domain-containing protein — protein MAPMLLWMASPASANNLGTGQSDFGGVGLMQTPTARMAPVGDFAINASRTSPYRRYSIFMQPTEWLEGGFRYTSIENRLYGPSIAGDRDYLDKSIDAKIRLSQESRYLPELALGIRDLGGTTFFGSEYIVASKRWHDLDFSLGLGWGYLGNRGDMDSPLSLISDRFRNRPEGEGGDQAGDFQIDQLFSGNTAFFGGIEYQTPWEPLVLQLEYEGNDYANEPQDNDQPQDSRFNLGARYRLTDNFELHAGWQRGNAAMAGITFSTNLAGLSQIKRDPPPAPINAPAEQDWPAVAAKLQDNAGIRVDEIRQDGEDLIVTGEPVTFRNLAKSEGRAGRILHANADEAVETFHYRWQNRGLGLREDVHDRSTLVAATASQDAETAHRYGIYSRALLDEPAGEILYQDDPKRFSWSTGPAIEQNFGGPDGYLYRLSAFASAEYTTDPNGWLSGSLTATLADNLDEYEYIAESDLPRVRTHIGDYLAEADVGISNLQYTRTAQLGDDLYAMGYGGLLETMYAGAGGELLYRPFNSDLALGLDMNWVQQREFDQQFGLRDYETWTGHATAYWETGFEDMLAQFSVGRYLAGDYGATLDVSREFDNGVRVGAWTTFTDAGDAYGEGSFDKAFYVSIPLDAFFVRSSRGRSTIAWQPLTRDGGARLNRQYQLYGITNDRDLGRYWENYQDSWD, from the coding sequence ATGGCCCCGATGCTGCTATGGATGGCCTCCCCGGCCTCGGCCAACAACCTGGGCACCGGCCAGAGCGACTTCGGCGGCGTCGGCCTGATGCAGACCCCGACGGCGCGCATGGCCCCAGTCGGTGATTTCGCTATCAATGCCAGTCGAACGTCTCCCTACCGCCGCTACTCGATCTTCATGCAACCCACCGAGTGGCTGGAAGGAGGTTTTCGTTACACCTCGATCGAGAATCGCTTGTATGGCCCCAGCATCGCCGGCGATCGCGACTATCTCGACAAGAGCATCGATGCAAAGATACGACTGAGTCAGGAAAGCCGCTACCTGCCTGAACTGGCGCTGGGAATACGCGATCTCGGCGGTACTACGTTTTTCGGTTCCGAGTACATCGTGGCGAGCAAGCGCTGGCATGACCTCGATTTCAGCCTGGGCCTTGGATGGGGCTACCTCGGCAACCGCGGCGACATGGACTCCCCGCTGTCGCTGATAAGCGATCGCTTCAGGAACCGGCCAGAAGGCGAGGGTGGCGACCAGGCTGGTGATTTCCAGATCGATCAATTGTTCAGCGGCAACACCGCCTTTTTCGGCGGCATCGAGTATCAGACGCCCTGGGAGCCACTGGTCCTGCAGCTCGAATACGAGGGCAACGACTATGCGAACGAGCCGCAGGACAACGACCAGCCCCAGGACTCGCGTTTCAACCTGGGGGCGCGTTACCGGTTGACGGACAATTTTGAGTTGCATGCCGGCTGGCAGCGGGGCAATGCCGCCATGGCCGGCATCACCTTCTCCACCAATCTCGCCGGGCTGAGCCAGATCAAGCGCGACCCGCCGCCGGCGCCCATTAACGCGCCAGCGGAGCAGGACTGGCCGGCCGTGGCCGCCAAGCTGCAGGATAACGCCGGCATCCGCGTGGACGAGATCCGCCAGGACGGCGAGGACCTCATCGTCACCGGCGAGCCCGTGACCTTCCGCAACCTGGCGAAGAGCGAAGGCCGAGCCGGGCGCATCCTGCATGCCAATGCCGACGAGGCCGTCGAGACCTTCCACTACCGCTGGCAGAACCGCGGCCTGGGCCTGCGCGAGGACGTTCACGACCGCTCCACCCTGGTTGCGGCAACCGCCTCTCAGGATGCCGAAACCGCCCATCGCTACGGGATCTACTCTCGCGCGCTGCTGGACGAGCCTGCCGGCGAGATTCTCTATCAGGATGATCCGAAGCGCTTTTCCTGGAGTACGGGGCCGGCCATCGAGCAGAACTTCGGCGGCCCGGATGGCTACCTCTATCGCCTCTCGGCCTTCGCCTCGGCGGAATACACCACCGACCCCAACGGCTGGCTCTCCGGCAGCCTGACCGCCACCCTGGCCGACAACCTCGACGAGTACGAGTACATCGCCGAGTCGGACCTGCCCCGTGTGCGCACCCATATCGGCGATTACCTGGCCGAGGCCGACGTCGGGATCAGCAACCTGCAGTACACCCGCACCGCGCAGCTGGGCGACGACCTGTATGCCATGGGGTATGGCGGCCTGCTGGAAACGATGTATGCCGGCGCGGGGGGCGAGCTGCTCTACCGCCCCTTCAACAGCGACCTGGCACTCGGCCTGGACATGAACTGGGTCCAGCAGCGCGAGTTCGACCAGCAGTTCGGCCTGCGCGACTACGAGACCTGGACCGGCCACGCCACCGCCTACTGGGAGACCGGCTTCGAGGACATGCTGGCCCAGTTCAGCGTGGGCCGCTACCTGGCCGGCGACTATGGCGCCACCCTGGATGTGTCGCGGGAGTTCGACAACGGCGTGCGCGTGGGTGCCTGGACGACGTTCACCGATGCCGGCGACGCCTACGGCGAGGGCAGCTTCGACAAGGCCTTCTATGTCTCCATTCCCCTGGACGCCTTCTTCGTTCGCTCCAGCCGCGGCCGCTCCACCATCGCCTGGCAGCCCCTCACGCGTGACGGCGGCGCCCGCCTGAACCGTCAGTACCAGCTATACGGCATCACCAACGACCGCGACCTGGGCCGCTACTGGGAGAACTATCAAGACAGCTGGGATTAA
- a CDS encoding YqaE/Pmp3 family membrane protein, whose translation MDVIRILFAIFLPPVGVFLQVGFGLHFWLNILLTLMGYIPGIVHAVWIIARR comes from the coding sequence ATGGACGTGATCCGCATTCTGTTCGCGATTTTTCTGCCTCCGGTAGGCGTGTTCCTCCAGGTCGGCTTCGGCCTGCATTTCTGGCTGAATATCTTGCTGACGCTGATGGGCTACATTCCCGGCATCGTGCATGCGGTCTGGATCATCGCTCGGCGGTGA
- a CDS encoding IS30 family transposase, protein MTCFFRHLSAEDRAAIMMMRATHSIRAIATHLGRAPSTVSREIARHTVDPIKGYDAGLAGYRARLTRHRPRQCPKLHPDGELFEVVVYLLRKYWSPEQIARTLKRMSPNDSRRQVSHEAIYNALYVMPRGSLKKELIACLRQGNGKRRPRSRGKDRRQQIPELVSIHMRPPEIEDRLMPGHWEGDLIIGANNRSAVGTLVERTTRLVILAKVDGTTATAAAVGFSDKLNEVPRSLRLSMTYDQGREMVRHAEITQKTGTAIYFADPHSPWPRGSNENTNGLLRQYLPKGTDLSVYSQEELDEIADSLNTRPRKTLDWRTPLEVYAEVLKKSVGGPSTLQ, encoded by the coding sequence ATGACTTGCTTCTTTCGCCATCTCTCTGCTGAAGACCGAGCCGCCATCATGATGATGCGAGCTACTCATTCGATCCGGGCCATCGCCACTCATCTGGGCCGTGCACCGAGCACCGTGTCGCGAGAAATCGCGCGCCACACGGTCGATCCCATCAAGGGCTACGATGCCGGTCTGGCGGGCTACCGGGCCCGTCTGACGCGACATCGGCCACGTCAGTGTCCCAAGCTGCATCCCGACGGGGAGCTCTTCGAGGTGGTGGTCTACCTGCTGCGCAAGTACTGGTCACCGGAACAGATAGCCCGCACACTGAAGCGTATGTCTCCCAACGATTCACGTCGCCAGGTCTCGCATGAGGCCATCTACAACGCGCTCTATGTGATGCCCCGCGGCAGCCTCAAAAAGGAACTCATCGCCTGCTTACGGCAGGGCAACGGCAAGCGTCGGCCACGCAGTCGTGGTAAGGATCGACGCCAGCAGATTCCCGAGCTGGTCAGCATCCATATGCGGCCGCCTGAGATCGAAGACCGCCTGATGCCTGGCCACTGGGAGGGCGATCTCATCATTGGCGCCAACAATCGCTCCGCCGTCGGTACGCTGGTGGAGCGGACCACACGGTTGGTGATCCTGGCGAAAGTGGACGGCACCACGGCTACGGCGGCGGCCGTCGGCTTCAGTGACAAGCTCAATGAAGTGCCGCGATCCCTGCGTCTCTCAATGACCTATGACCAGGGCAGAGAGATGGTGAGGCATGCCGAGATCACTCAGAAGACCGGTACGGCGATCTACTTCGCTGATCCGCATAGCCCATGGCCGCGGGGCTCCAATGAGAACACCAACGGGCTGTTGCGGCAGTACCTGCCGAAGGGCACGGATCTGTCGGTCTACAGCCAGGAAGAGCTCGATGAGATCGCTGATTCACTGAACACGCGGCCGCGCAAGACACTGGACTGGCGAACGCCGCTGGAAGTTTACGCCGAGGTGCTCAAGAAATCCGTCGGTGGACCTAGCACCCTTCAATAG
- a CDS encoding prepilin-type N-terminal cleavage/methylation domain-containing protein: MKRQGTKHYVKAGQGGFTLIELLIVVAIIGVLAAIAIPQYQNYLNRAADGACEAETASLRAPVAADIADRNAAMAHIAADGTVTPANFDETEYITLESCSDVTLAAAAVAADGYVLTGTTARTSNTNDVAIPNL; encoded by the coding sequence ATGAAAAGACAAGGCACGAAGCATTACGTCAAGGCAGGCCAGGGTGGCTTTACCCTGATAGAGCTGCTGATCGTGGTGGCGATTATCGGGGTGTTGGCAGCGATTGCCATACCGCAATATCAGAACTATTTGAATAGAGCCGCTGACGGGGCTTGTGAAGCGGAAACAGCGTCGCTTCGGGCACCTGTTGCAGCTGACATTGCCGATCGGAATGCTGCCATGGCACATATTGCTGCTGATGGGACAGTTACTCCGGCTAATTTCGATGAAACTGAGTATATTACTCTTGAGTCTTGCTCTGACGTGACTCTTGCTGCTGCTGCTGTTGCTGCTGATGGGTATGTCCTTACAGGAACTACCGCTCGGACTAGTAATACCAACGATGTGGCAATACCGAATCTTTAA